DNA from Triticum aestivum cultivar Chinese Spring chromosome 7D, IWGSC CS RefSeq v2.1, whole genome shotgun sequence:
TGCGTATATATGATATGAATCGTCCAGATGCAGCTCCAAGAGAACTTGACAAAACACCTGGATCTGTACGAACTGTTGCTTGGCTTCACAGTGACCAATCTATTCTAAGTTCCTGCTCTGATATGGGTGGAGTGAGGTTTGTATGAAAAATATCTTTAAAATTTGAAGCTAGTATGAAAACACATGCTGCTTCTCTATGCAAGCTTATTATACTTGTTTCCCTTGATAAATTACTGTATCACACAGGTTATGGGATGTGAGAAGTGGAAAAATTGTCCAAACTCTTGAAACCAAGGCACCTGTCACGAGTGCAGAAGTAAGCCAGGACGGCAGGTTCATCACTACAGCTGATGGCTCAAGTGTTAAATTTTGGGATGCGAATCAGTAAGTTCTCTCCTGTACGATCTTTGTTCTGCATCACTTGCATTTTTCGGTTTCTTAAACATTTTTTTTGGTAATTCTGCAGTTTTGGGCTTGTTAAAAGCTATGATATGTCATGCACTGTGGAGTCAGCTTCACTTGAACCAAAGTCTGGGAGTAAGTTCATCACTGGAGGGGAAGATATGTGGGTTCATGTATATGATTTCTTCACTGGTGAAGAAATAGGTAAGTCTGTTATCATATTTAATAATTTGATTCCTGCAAGACTGTatgtgttccttaaacaagaacatTAGATAACATATTAAGCTTTCACTATTGTGAGTTGTAGAGTTTTAGAATTCTTGTTTGTATCCTGACCAGGCGGAGGAAAAAAAATCCCCAGAATGTTTTCTTGGTGATCCCTGGTTACCGAGGGAACCAATAAAAAAATGGTTTAATTTGAAATTCACAGAGAGAATAAACCAGTTATTTCCTATAGATATAACTCTAGCCCGAGGGTAGGGATTACTGGATATGTGAGAGTGGTACTGGCCTACTGGGTACAAATCCTATTTTTGCAGTTATTTTTCCTATTTGCACATAAGGCATGTGGGTGAAAATAGAATACTGAATTATATGATAGTGGTACTGGGTTCAAATCCCAATGCTGCAGTAGGAAAGCAGTTGAAAATATAACACTGAATGATAGCCATTGGATTTCTACCCACAATGAGTGAGATGCCCTGAAAGTCGGATTATAAGTAGCAGTCTATCGATTTTGTTATATAAATAACAAAGTACTTACCCCACTGACTGTAGAATTGTGCTGTCTGGCCATTGAGTGTTCTTTTTTTGGCCGCGGCATATTTGATCCTGATATTTGAAAATTAGATTCAAATAAAAAATTCATGTGAATTTTATTCAGAAAATTGCATTAACTGGAAATCAGGCTGTGTTCCCTTATTGTTAATATTGATGTTTTGATATCTGATTCCGTTGACATGACTTGAGAATTTGTTACTAGTCTCGAGCGCTGTTTATATACTGCAAAGCTGAAATCCAGCCGCAAAGTCAAAGCTTGATTTGTCTTGACCTCGCCTTCAGTATTTGTGTATTCTGCATGCTTGTTAAGCTATGGTCTGTAATTTCAGTATTTGTATAGTCTGTAATTTCAGTATTTGTGGTCTGTAATTTCACATTACATATCGAAATAAGTGACTGCCATATGGTATCCTGACATTTGGGCCGGGATTTATCTTGTGTTTTGCAGCCTGCAACAAAGGTCATCACGGCCCCGTCCACTGCGTCCGGTTTGCGCCTGTTGGCGAGTCATACGCATCAGGGTCAGAAGACGGCACCATTCGGATCTGGCCACTGAACCCTGCAAATGCCGATGACGCCGAGGCACCCACCGCCAATGGCAAACCAAAGGCTGCCGCGGTGGCCGCGGCAAACGAGGTCGCCCGTAAAATCGAAGGTTTCCACATCACCAAGGAGGGGCAGACCGAGGCGTAGGAGGGAGGATCACATCGTCACCGAACCTGGCAGTGGTTAAGCCTTGTTGGGGGGTGCCGTCCGTCACAGCCGGCTCTGGTCTCACGGTGTCGCCCTCGAGTCCGTCATGTCGAAGCTTCTTTGCCGACCAAGTGCGGGTGGACGGACTCGTCTGCCGTGAGCGGGACGGTGGATTTCTGTATGGGGCACTCTTTAGTCTTCAAGTAGACTGTCAAGGTAGCATCTAAAGAGTCAGAATAAACCAAGGAGAAAGCAGCTAGTTTGTTCGCAGAAAGTTAAAACTTATGTATCGCCGATAGCAGTTGCCATACAAATGTCAATCGTGTTAACACTGTTTTTGCCCATCGATCTCTTCTATGattacgacgacgacgacgaaggcTGTTGTTTGTCACTATTTGCGCACAAGGTATCCGGGCGTTCCAGGTGACCTTTTCTTGACGTCTTTTGCTCATACGTCTGGAATTAGGAATTGCTCCACATGTTTCGCCATGTGATCGTTTCAACCCGCACGACGTCTCACCATGGCATCAGAGTCGAGCAGCGTGGCCCATAGGAAATCGTGCTTGTGGTCGTTTCAGTCCCCGATAGGAAGACACACTTGCCTTCTCAGACCAACGGCATTTCTTATTTTCCGGCCTGTGCCAAAGTTTGTTTTTcacattttctttctttctttctttttctctcttccaTGTTATGTCGCTTGACCGAGACttgttaaatctcagtcgactacACCCTGAAAAGCCAATACATTCATGTGGGGATTGCTTGCCCAGAGCCACACTCTACAAGGTAATGTGAGAGTTACCAAGTTGGCCTCCCAGTTCAAACGAAATGAAATCTCTGAACCAACATCCTTTCCTTCCGAGCGAAATACACGAGCGAGCGCATGCCAAGAGCTACTCCGAGTAGTACTACAGGAGTAGCACAGCCTCTCTCACGAAGGCATGAACGAACCCGTGGCGAGTTTATGGCGCCGGCATCGACAGCCTGGTGTCGTTCGTCCCGTATGTTGTGCCAAGCCAACAGCAACAGTGGAGCACCTCTGCCTGGATCTGCCTCACGTGGTTCCACAGGGATATCGTAAGGCCTCTGCGTCGCCATTTACGTCCCGCAATTACTCGCGGCGTCCTTGGATCGgtcctcccctcccctccgccaCCGCAGCGTGCAGAGTCCCGCGGCTCTGGCTCTGGCTCTGGCCGCCGCAGCGGCAGCGCACACTTGCCCTGGCCGCATCTGCGTGAATGCATGCATGTGCAAAATTTACTACTGTACCACCACCGCACAGTCGATTCGACACGCACGCACGCTTTACGGGCGCCTGGCCGATCACCACGCCGGACCGGGGAGCAGAGCACGATCCATGGCCAAaagcaagctctctctctctctctctctctctctctctctctctctctctctctctctctctctctctctctctctctctctctctctctctctctctctctctctctctctctctctctctctctctctctctactagaaGAGCTACGCGACTGCGCGGGAAATGTCAGCTCCTCATCTCGCCGCAGGCTCCGTGCGTGTTTTGATGCTGTAGAAGCGGGAGCTCTCGTCGATCATGGAAGGAAGGAACGGCCCTAGCTCTGCTCTTATATGGAGGCCGGTCGCTACCAATTTATTTTTGATTTGAGGCATGTTGGAAACTGAGTTTTGGCAATGCTacacgatgtattg
Protein-coding regions in this window:
- the LOC123165014 gene encoding serine-threonine kinase receptor-associated protein, with the protein product MEKKKVAVSKVCHGHSRPVVDLFYSPVTPDGYFLISASKDSNPMLRNGDTGDWIGTFEGHKGAVWSSCLDTNALRAASGSADFSAKIWDALTGNELHSFEHKHIVRACAFSEDTHMLLTGGVEKILRIYDMNRPDAAPRELDKTPGSVRTVAWLHSDQSILSSCSDMGGVRLWDVRSGKIVQTLETKAPVTSAEVSQDGRFITTADGSSVKFWDANHFGLVKSYDMSCTVESASLEPKSGSKFITGGEDMWVHVYDFFTGEEIACNKGHHGPVHCVRFAPVGESYASGSEDGTIRIWPLNPANADDAEAPTANGKPKAAAVAAANEVARKIEGFHITKEGQTEA